GGATCAAAAGCAGGAGCAGCATACTGCGGTGCTGCGTAAGGGTAGCCGGCTCCTGCATACAACTGCCCTGGGTCGTAACCAGGAGGTGCGATCTTGTTCGCCAAGTAGTTGAAAAACTTGTTAGTCTTGGAGCCCGACATCTGGAGCTGTCAAAGCCGCGTATGCTCACAGCATGCCGATCTATGTTGATGGACGAAAGACGTCCCTGCAAGAAGCTGCGGTGCTGTCTTCAGCTGAGCGAAGCGTCGAGCGGCACCCTGGGCGAGTCGGGTCGAAAGATGGCCTCCACGGCAAGACTCACCACGACGCCTATATTGGGCACACCTGTTCTCCTTTCGTCTTCCGAGTGGTGGCACAGTATCGTGGCTCTGCTCCGGAATGCGGCTTCATTGGCAGGACCTGAGACTAATTCATGCAGAGCAGAAACGTGGCGTTCAGCTGTGTGACTTCGTGCAGCACACTTTCAAGCGAGGCAGCTCTGGCCAAAGCAGCTTCCCATCAGTCGGCAGTGACGATTCGGCAGTAAGACGATCTCGTCTTTGGAGTGAATCATATATCGACATGCCACTTCCACGACTTCCAAGTGCTGATTTCACCTACCGTATCGAGACTGTCTTGTGTGACAATTACTCTGGCATCTCAAAGAAGGTGGCGGTTCCTGTGGCTGCGATCTCGGATTGTCAGGCGAGACTTTGTGGATGCAAGATGTAAGCGACGTTATCGCATTGATCTTGTGGCGATGGTTTCATGTTGCACGTCGTGGACTGCATTCCGCTTCCCTTTCGCATATTATGCTTTGGCAACCATGAATGCCAGAACATTAGCAAAGTGTAGATCGTGTCGGCCGTGACGGGTCCGATGGTCATGTCGATGAAACAGAGGAAGTGTGTAATGGAATTGAAGTGCCACGCTGAGGCAGTCGCTGATTGAGCACGGTCCAGGTGGCAAACACGATCGCAGACACAAATGTGACCGTCAAATAGCAACAGGTGCAAGATTATCCGGAGACCGTGATACCGAGTCTACATGAGAGCGAGTGGACATGAGTCTATTATGAACAGAACGAGCCAGCGTTCCATTGCCGTCTGCATCTAAGTCTCTACGTGCCAAAGCCCTCACCCCAACCGACAATACACAAGTCTCCACACATCAGCCTGATTCTCTACTTCTCCGCGGCATGAAGGCAGTTCTCCTGCAATGCTCGAAGACTCGCCAAACGCGCCTCAGCATGTCGCCTGGCCAGGTCCTGAGGCGGCGTCCCATTCAGCTCGGCCTGCCCTTCATCAAGAGCCTCCTGCAAGTCGTCGGCCATCTTCCGCATGTTGTGCTTCGTCTGCAATTCGGTGTTGACCATTTTGTCGTAAGTGTCGTGATTGAAGGTTGAAGTGTGTTGTCTTGCCGGAGTTGGGTCGGGGGTAGAGAGCTGGCGATCACGCGCAGCTGGGGTCTGTGGATGGACGTCATTGTCGTCGGTGGCAGGCATTGGAGTGACTGGTCTGCTCGGGCTGGGACTCTCGATAGCATTACCGTCTTCATCGTCGCTGTCGGAGCTTGGGGTAGCAGCTTTGCGTGGGTAGGCGAACCGTTGCTTCTGCGATTTTGGAGTACCCTTCATCCACGGGTCTTTGTGCGTTCTGGAATCATCCATGGCGTACATACTGATCATGATGAACTTGGTTGTGGTCCAGTAACTCACGCTCCCGCGGGGCCATAAGCACTCAGCCACGTCATAGGCATCATGTAGCCGGGTTCGTGAGACTTGTCTCGCCACTCCTCCCATAGGCCAGAGTGTTGTGTCAAGAATTTGGAGAAGTCTGTGGCGGAGTATGTGGCGGCCGAATGGTCATGAACCCATTGCGAGGGGGCGGCGAGTTGTTTGCGAGGCATGACTGAGGTGGAGGCGGCTTGAGTACTGTTGAGTAGATGAGAGAATGGCGAGACAGTGCCTGTGCTGAGCGCCGTGAAGGGGTTGAACAAGGTGACTGACGGGAGGAAGAGCTCAGGGTATTGGTGCCAGCACCGGTGTCGTGTGTCCAAAAGAAGCGGGTTGCAGGTGACGTGGGGGGTTGCTGAACAGGTAAATGTAGAATCAAGGATCGTCCTGCGTTTCGACCGGTTCCAAAGGGGGAAAAGTTGTATGTAAGTATTAGATAGATGGTGCCAGCACCAAGAATGTAAAGTATGCAAATTGATGTGATGTGAATGAGATGCTGACCTTGGAACGGATCTCGCAAGCATATATCCTCACTGCCGACTGCTGAAGCCAGACTTATCTCAGTCCCTGATCTGGAAGGAGAGACAGAGGCTTAGACCAGCAAGGCGGCTTTCGCATTGTGACAATGGAAGGAAGTTGCATCTCTGCTCCTTCTATGGTCTAGCCTGAGAGTAATGGCTCCGGAAATAGCGGAAGGCGCGAATCTGGAAGAAGTTCGAGCTCTGGACGCTGGGTGGTGGATGTGGTCAAGTAAGAATAGCGCACAGTGTCTTGCACGATCTCAACAGCTTAGTACGAGGCTTGAAGCCTTCCAAACCAGTCCAAACCAGTCCAGGCCAGGCCAGGCCAGGCCAGGCAGTGTCTGTATGTCAAAGGGCGGTGGACACACTTCCTCGTCGCTAGGCCCCGCATGGCTGTCTTCAGTAGAGACGTCAGTGCTTGATTCTGTAAGCGTGCGAGAGCGATAGGCGGACTAGAGTTACTCACACGAGGCGCTCGCGCATTACCACATCGCCGTCGATGGGAAGGCCTGGGTCGCAAAGATCAGTCGTTGCCATGATCTGAGGGGTGCTCAATCTGTCAACAGCCTCCGACAAGCGTTCAGCACAGCTCTTCTGCCGTTCGACATTCTCGTAATTGGTACGAAGGCGCTGTGCAAGACCTGAAGCTTGTCAATAGGAGAAGACAATAGCATTGTGTGAACTACGCCCTGGAGGTAACATCCGTTTCAGACATTATGATCCCGATCTCATCGGTGCTGCCACAAGAATCCACTCCACTCGATTGATGGATTGCGGCTTCGAGCTGCTGAATTAGAGTTGTCCTGGCGCGGACGGCGGACGCGTGATGCTGGTCTGCTCTCGTCACGTGAGTTCACGTGACGTGCACAGGCCAGCACGCTCTTCACCTTCCAGAGAGTGCGCTGCCAGCTCCATCTTCCTTCCGTATACTTACCTTGTTGGCCTGAGGACGCTCATGAATGTCTGAAGGTACATGAATCGGCTGCATTGCACATCGCGGACCGAGACATGTATGCCTCTCCTTCGGGGGCGGCACTGGCGCAATTTTTGCTGGCTGCCATCACGGTCGTCGTCGACGGTGGAACTTTTCATCAGATTCTGACGCGAAAGCGTTGGAGGTTGGAGAAGAGTGAGATGTGTGAGGCAGTCTTGGCCAGGGGAGACACAAGCGCGGTGACGATTATGCTTGATGAGACTTGATGATGCTGTCGCCTTGTTGTTGCTGCTGATGAGCTCGTGGAATGTGTAGTGGTGGTGGTGATGGAGTGGGTGATGGTGCAAGATGGTTAACGGCGGGTGGAAGTAGAGGGGAGGGCTAGTATGTCGGTCGGACGCAGCGGTATATAGCACATACGTATGAGACTATGGCCATCATCAAAGTCACCGCCGTTAGTCCATCGCGTCTCTCACCTTGCACCTCGTTGTCGCCGCCGCCGCCAGTGTGCAGACTGCAGAGCTGCCGCGCTGCATCATCAGCCAAGCTTGCCAGGATCGCTTGTTGAATCCCTAGCTACAGCCTACCGCAGCAACAGCTCTAGCCCGAAGACTGCGACCGCGCACCCGTGACACGCATCATACATTTGCGGTGCGACCAGGTGTATGCTAGGCTTGAGACCCCGAACGCCTTTGCTCAGAGCTCGTCCGTCCTTTCGCGATCTCGTCGCCAGCCAACAGACCGATCCCACTAAATCCCGACCCACGACTAGCTCCAGCGAGCAGCGTCCACACAGCAACAGCAACCCATTCAGCACCATCAACTCCCGCCCTTTCACGCCACCCGAAGCTGCAGTAGCACTTCCCGCGAGCCCAGAGCTGCCACGAACTCCGCTACCATCTCCCATCACCGCCATCGAGTTTGCGTCAATAGAGCAAGAGGCGGGTCCGCATTCCATTGAGCAGCAGGCAGAGGAAGAGCTTCGAACAGACGAAACAGCTGCAGAAACACCTTCACACACCACCGCCAAGATGCCTCCCAAGAAGCAGCAGCAGAATGGCGATGAGGAGGAGTCGCAGCAGGGCTCCATCTTCTCCGTCTCTGGTCCCGTCATTGTCGCCGAACACATGACAGGATGTGCCATGTACGAACTGTGCAAGGTCGGCGCCGACCAGCTGATTGGAGAAGTCATCCGTATCGACGCCGACAAGGCCACCATCCAGGTCTACGAGGAGACTGCCGGTGTGACCGTCGGTGACCCAGTCTACCGCACTGGAAAGCCTCTCTCAGTCGAGCTTGGACCTGGTCTGATGGAAACCATCTACGACGGTATCCAGCGTCCCCTCAAGGGCATCAGCGATGTCTCCAACAGCATCTACATCCCACGAGGTATCGCCGTGCCCGCTCTGGACCGCAAGAGGAAGTGGAAGTTCACCCCAAGCGACAAGTTCAAGAAGGGCGACCACATCACTGGCGGCGACATCTTTGGAACTGTAGAGGAGAACAGCCTGCTTAGCGATCACAAGATTCTGCTGCCGCCGCGCGCAAGAGGTACGATTACGGAGTATCCAAAGGCGGGCGAGTACACTGTGGATACGGAGCTGTTGGAGGTTGAGTTTGAGGGCAAGAAGACAAAGTACACCATGATGCACCAGTGGCCTGTTCGTGTACCACGACCTACCACCGACAAGCTCAGCTCTGGCGATCCATTCATTGTTGGACAGCGTGTGCTCGATGCTCTCTTCCCCGGTGTGCAAGGTGGTACTGTCTGCATTCCTGGCGCTTTCGGATGTGGCAAGACTGTCATCTCGCAGTCTGTGTCCAAGTTCTCCAACAGTGATTTGATCGTTTACGTGGGCTGCTTCTCCGCGGGAACAATGGTCATGATGGCCGATGGAGACTCCCGAGCGGTAGAGAACATTACCGTCAACGACGAAGTCATGGGCAAGGACGGGACGCCTCGCAAGGTTGTGGGTCTCCCGTCGGGAACGGAGACCATGTACGAGGTCTCGGTCAAGACTCAGCACAAGAACGAAACCGTTAGTGAGGTTTCGTTCAAGTGCAATGCCTCCCACCTCCTGGTCCTGACCACGCCGCAGTATATCCGCCAAACGGATCACATCATCCGTGGGAAACACCAGACCTCGGTGACCTATTTCGATTGGGCCCGGCTGGAAGTCCCGTCCCAGCCACGATCTCGCTCTGTCCGCCTGCTCAAGCTATTCACTCGTAGCTGGGACCATATCACTCATGGCGGTGCTGGGGCTGCGCACACCAAAGCTGCGACCTTCAAGACCACGATCCCCGCTGGTCCCTTCGAGTGGACCCTCCAGGCTCAGGACCACTCCCTGCTGGGCACACACGTTCGCAAGGCCTCCCAGCAGACCTTCTGTCCCGTCTTCCTCGAGAGGAACCACTTGAGCTCGATGCTCGAGCAGTCCGGTGCCAATGCGTCCCACGCCGGGCAGATGGCCTACCTCCTCGGGTTCTGGGTGGGCGATGGGCATTATGACAGGGCCGTGTTCTCCGTGGACCCTCGGGACTCTGCAATTCGTGAGC
Above is a window of Fulvia fulva chromosome 6, complete sequence DNA encoding:
- a CDS encoding V-type proton ATPase catalytic subunit A, producing the protein MLGLRPRTPLLRARPSFRDLVASQQTDPTKSRPTTSSSEQRPHSNSNPFSTINSRPFTPPEAAVALPASPELPRTPLPSPITAIEFASIEQEAGPHSIEQQAEEELRTDETAAETPSHTTAKMPPKKQQQNGDEEESQQGSIFSVSGPVIVAEHMTGCAMYELCKVGADQLIGEVIRIDADKATIQVYEETAGVTVGDPVYRTGKPLSVELGPGLMETIYDGIQRPLKGISDVSNSIYIPRGIAVPALDRKRKWKFTPSDKFKKGDHITGGDIFGTVEENSLLSDHKILLPPRARGTITEYPKAGEYTVDTELLEVEFEGKKTKYTMMHQWPVRVPRPTTDKLSSGDPFIVGQRVLDALFPGVQGGTVCIPGAFGCGKTVISQSVSKFSNSDLIVYVGCFSAGTMVMMADGDSRAVENITVNDEVMGKDGTPRKVVGLPSGTETMYEVSVKTQHKNETVSEVSFKCNASHLLVLTTPQYIRQTDHIIRGKHQTSVTYFDWARLEVPSQPRSRSVRLLKLFTRSWDHITHGGAGAAHTKAATFKTTIPAGPFEWTLQAQDHSLLGTHVRKASQQTFCPVFLERNHLSSMLEQSGANASHAGQMAYLLGFWVGDGHYDRAVFSVDPRDSAIREQINAYGGFFGLEVDSREYKKYRYSTAGGSSGTARQPLGTLSGNVTKVEKEGFLGNGDESVSLRPIGFDPEAPTGKRKALNTGNVFWEMVMLTGVRGTDDERKIVPAWLISEPFEVREHFLAGLIESNGHVNQQDLSATVKTIYTTVCHGLVQLARSLGLRASICVEKAKVVRNVSHKTSYAVYISGTPGTGVLESVLSKCALARKTAAVPASVVRDGQKVYFEVAKLPADSYYGITLEDASDHKFLLGNTMVVHNCGERGNEMAEVLMDFPELTIEFDGRREPIMKRTCLIANTSNMPVAAREASIYTGITISEYFRDQGKNVAMMADSTSRWAEALREISGRLGEMPADQGFPAYLGAKLASFYERAGKVIALGSPDRKGSISIVGAVSPPGGDFSDPVTSSTLGIVQVFWGLDKKLAQRKHFPSINTSASYSKYTTTLQKYYSENNPEFPQYANRIRELLSASEELDQVVQLVGKSALGDSDKITLDVATLIKEDFLQQNGYSDYDQFCPLWKTSWMMKNMMSYHDEAQKAISQGHNWAKVREATNEIKNDLTSMKFELPTDGEETVTKKYEEILQKMQEKFASVIDE